Proteins encoded within one genomic window of Gallus gallus isolate bGalGal1 chromosome 1, bGalGal1.mat.broiler.GRCg7b, whole genome shotgun sequence:
- the RANGAP1 gene encoding ran GTPase-activating protein 1 isoform X2, with translation MASEDIAKLAESLAKTKVGGGQLSFKGQSLKLNTAEDAEEVIKQIEEFDGLEALRLEGNTVGVEAAKVIAKALEKKSELKRCHWSDMFTGRLRSEIPPALISLGDALITAGAQLVELDLSDNAFGPDGVRGFEALLKSPACYTLQELKLNNCGMGIGGGKILAAALKECHRKSSAQGKPLALKIFMAGRNRLENDGATALAEAFGIIGTLEEVHMPQNGINHPGITALAQAFAINSLLKVINLNDNTFTEKGAVAMAETLKALRQVEVINFGDCLVRSKGALAIADALKEGLHKLKELNLSFCEIKRDAALSVAEAIEDKVELEKLDLNGNSLGEEGCEQLQEILEGFNMATVLGSLSDDEGEEEDEEEEEEEEEEEEEEEEEEEEEEEEEQQQLKERGQGEQDSMTPKKIIGSQDSTPVPSPPVDVATFLAFPSPEKLLRLGPKCSVLIAQQTDTSDVEKVVTALLRISSVFKDEAQVKTAVHETADALMKKAFCSATFNSDAFITRLLIHMGLLKSEEKIKAVPSLYGILMTLNHMVQQDYFPKSLAPVLSAFVTKIRSRVLQAVGSVGHF, from the exons atggcaTCGGAAGACATCGCTAAGCTTGCAGAGTCACTTGCCAAAACCAAAGTTGGTGGCGGGCAGTTGAGCTTCAAAGGCCAAAGCCTTAAACTCAACACAGCTGAAGATG CTGAAGAAGTCATCAAACAAATTGAGGAATTTGATGGCCTGGAAGCATTGCGTCTGGAAGGCAACACAGTGGGTGTGGAGGCAGCAAAGGTTATTGCCAAAGCCTTGGAGAAGAAGTCGGAGCTCAAG AGGTGTCATTGGAGTGACATGTTTACTGGGAGGCTAAGATCTGAGATCCCTCCTGCTTTG ATCTCTCTGGGGGATGCACTCATCACTGCTGGAGCCCAGCTGGTGGAGCTGGACCTGAGTGACAACGCCTTTGGGCCAGATGGTGTGCGTGGCTTTGAGGCGTTGCTGAAGAGCCCTGCCTGTTATACCCTGCAGGAACTCAAGCTGAATAACTGTGGCATGGGCATTGGTGGTGGCAAG ATATTGGCTGCTGCCCTGAAAGAGTGTCACAGGAAATCAAGTGCCCAGGGCAAGCCTCTTGCTTTGAAGATATTTATGGCTGGCAGAAATCGTCTGGAGAATGATGGTGCCACTGCCCTGGCTGAAGCCTTTGGA ATCATTGGGACTCTAGAAGAGGTCCATATGCCACAGAATGGAATCAACCATCCCGGCATCACAGCACTGGCCCAGGCCTTTGCTATCAATTCACTGCTCAAGGTTATAAATTTGAATGACAACACCTTCACAGAGAAAGGAGCTGTGGCCATGGCAGAG ACTCTGAAGGCACTTCGGCAGGTTGAAGTGATCAACTTTGGAGACTGCCTGGTGCGTTCCAAGGGTGCTCTTGCTATTGCTGATGCTCTTAAAGAAGGACTTCATAAATTAAAG GAACTGAATTTGTCCTTCTGTGAGATCAAACGAGACGCTGCTTTGTCTGTAGCTGAAGCTATTGAGGATAAGGTAGAGTTGGAGAAGCTGGATCTCAATG GTAAcagcctgggagaagagggatGTGAGCAACTGCAGGAGATCCTTGAAGGCTTCAATATGGCAACGGTGCTGGGATCGTTGAG TGATGatgaaggggaagaggaagatgaagaagaggaagaggaggaggaggaggaggaagaagaagaggaagaggaagaagaagaggaggaggaggaggaacagcaacagctgaaggaaagagGACAGGGAGAACAGGACTCTATGACTCCTAAGAAGATAATTGGTTCACAG GATTCAACTCCAGTGCCATCTCCTCCTGTGGACGTTGCCACGTTCCTTGCTTTCCCATCACCAGAGAAGCTGCTGCGGCTAGGGCCAAAGTGTTCTGTGCTGATAGCTCAGCAG ACAGATACATCTGATGTAGAGAAAGTAGTTACAGCTCTCTTAAGGATATCTTCAGTCTTCAAAGATGAAGCCCAAGTAAAAACAGCAGTGCATGAAACAGCAG atgCCTTGATGAAAAAAGCCTTCTGTTCCGCCACATTTAATTCAGATGCATTCATCACAAGACTCTTGATCCACATGGGGCTACTTAAG